One Mucilaginibacter ginkgonis genomic region harbors:
- the rnhA gene encoding ribonuclease HI — protein MIEIFTDGAASGNPGPGGYGVVLRSGKHYKELSAGYRKTTNNRMELLAVIKALEALKAPNQQVVICSDSKYVIDAIEKRWVHGWVAKGFKDKKNKDLWLRYLELSKLHQIKFTWVRGHNGHPENERCDQLAVAAYKQKDLLIDTVFEAESAKAKLL, from the coding sequence ATGATAGAGATATTCACTGACGGTGCTGCAAGCGGCAACCCCGGCCCGGGTGGCTACGGTGTGGTGCTGCGATCAGGCAAGCATTATAAAGAACTGTCTGCAGGCTACAGAAAAACTACAAATAACCGCATGGAATTGCTTGCCGTTATTAAGGCCCTCGAGGCATTAAAAGCACCAAATCAACAGGTTGTGATCTGCAGCGACTCAAAGTACGTGATCGACGCTATTGAAAAGAGATGGGTACATGGCTGGGTAGCCAAGGGTTTTAAGGACAAGAAAAATAAAGACTTGTGGTTGCGGTATCTCGAATTAAGTAAACTTCACCAGATTAAATTTACTTGGGTACGCGGTCATAATGGCCACCCCGAAAATGAGCGCTGCGACCAGCTGGCTGTTGCCGCCTACAAACAAAAAGACCTGTTGATAGACACAGTGTTCGAGGCAGAAAGCGCTAAGGCAAAACTGTTGTAG
- a CDS encoding metallophosphoesterase family protein, translating into MMRIGLISDTHGYLDEAVFKHFEDRDEIWHAGDFGTIGLADQLAAFKPLKGVYGNIDGADVRAVYPEHLRFKCEDLDVWMTHIGGYPDRYSAKVKPEIYTNSPGLFITGHSHILKVIFDKKINCLHINPGAAGKQGWHKVRTLVKFSVTGDKVHDVSIIEMKR; encoded by the coding sequence ATGATGCGTATTGGGTTGATTTCTGATACCCACGGCTATTTGGATGAAGCCGTTTTTAAACATTTTGAAGACCGCGATGAGATCTGGCATGCGGGCGACTTCGGTACTATCGGCTTAGCCGACCAATTGGCCGCTTTTAAACCGCTTAAGGGCGTGTACGGGAATATCGATGGGGCAGACGTACGCGCCGTTTACCCCGAGCATTTGCGGTTTAAGTGTGAAGATCTTGATGTTTGGATGACCCACATTGGCGGCTACCCCGACCGGTACAGCGCTAAGGTCAAACCCGAGATCTATACCAATTCGCCGGGGCTGTTTATCACGGGGCATTCGCACATTTTAAAGGTGATATTTGATAAAAAGATCAATTGCCTGCACATCAACCCCGGAGCGGCAGGTAAGCAGGGCTGGCATAAGGTGCGAACGCTGGTAAAATTTAGCGTTACCGGCGATAAAGTACACGACGTTAGTATTATCGAAATGAAGCGGTAA
- a CDS encoding tRNA1(Val) (adenine(37)-N6)-methyltransferase, which translates to MVFQFKQFAVDQTGCAMKINTDGVLLGALANHINPKRILDIGTGTGVIALMLAQRYSSAVIDGVEIDKLAAATASQNFAASPFADRLNCSSQGFEKFFDQNHDIKYDLIASNPPFYINSLKSPADQRTVAKHADKEFFSKFIAGVSNHLTNVGLLWLVLPLATAEMLKEIALAQGLFLVARIDISSYLGSEPHRQIVAFSFSETYLNSGKLTIYHEPKSYTAEYSALLKDFFTIF; encoded by the coding sequence ATGGTCTTTCAATTCAAGCAATTTGCTGTAGACCAAACAGGTTGCGCCATGAAGATCAATACAGATGGCGTCTTGCTTGGCGCTTTGGCAAATCACATTAATCCAAAACGAATTCTTGATATTGGCACAGGTACGGGCGTCATAGCGCTCATGCTGGCACAGCGTTATTCCTCCGCTGTGATTGATGGTGTAGAGATTGACAAACTTGCAGCAGCAACGGCTTCACAAAACTTTGCAGCATCACCTTTTGCAGACAGGCTGAATTGCTCCTCGCAAGGGTTTGAAAAATTCTTTGATCAAAACCACGACATCAAGTACGACCTCATAGCCAGCAACCCACCGTTCTATATCAATTCGCTTAAATCACCCGCCGATCAAAGGACTGTTGCCAAGCATGCGGATAAGGAGTTTTTTAGCAAATTCATCGCCGGGGTCTCAAACCACCTGACCAATGTCGGTTTGCTATGGCTAGTTTTGCCTCTTGCTACAGCCGAGATGTTGAAGGAGATAGCCTTAGCGCAGGGATTGTTTTTAGTAGCGCGAATCGATATTAGTTCATACCTAGGTTCTGAACCACACCGCCAAATTGTTGCTTTTTCATTTTCAGAAACCTATCTTAACAGCGGCAAACTAACCATTTACCATGAACCTAAAAGTTACACCGCTGAATACTCGGCGTTGTTGAAAGACTTTTTTACTATTTTTTAG
- the gloA2 gene encoding SMU1112c/YaeR family gloxylase I-like metalloprotein: protein MLKLSKIHHIAIICSDYEVSKHFYTEILGLDIVREVHREARQSYKLDLSVGGDYQIELFSFPGPPARPSRPEAQGLRHLAFEVGNIEDALRSLRDNGVVVEPIRVDEFTGKRYTFFADPDGCR, encoded by the coding sequence ATGCTGAAACTTAGTAAGATACACCACATCGCCATTATTTGCTCTGATTACGAGGTGTCTAAACATTTTTACACCGAAATACTCGGGCTGGATATCGTACGCGAGGTTCATCGCGAAGCACGGCAGTCTTATAAGCTTGATCTTTCCGTCGGCGGCGACTACCAGATCGAACTATTTTCTTTTCCGGGTCCGCCTGCGAGGCCTTCAAGACCCGAGGCACAAGGCTTACGACACCTGGCTTTCGAAGTCGGTAACATAGAAGATGCGCTGAGAAGTTTACGGGATAACGGTGTTGTAGTTGAGCCCATTCGCGTTGATGAATTTACCGGCAAACGCTATACTTTCTTTGCGGACCCGGATGGTTGCCGCTAG
- the purL gene encoding phosphoribosylformylglycinamidine synthase subunit PurL: protein MENPELTTVETAKDLGLLPQEYDRINEILGRVPNFTELSIFSVMWSEHCSYKNSIKWLKTLPRDGSRMLAKAGEENAGLVDLGDGIGCAFKIESHNHPSALEPYQGAATGVGGINRDIFTMGARPIAQLNSLRFGDLSLDRTKWLVKGVVKGIGDYGNAFGIPTVGGELFFDESYNVNPLVNAMSAGIVKAGETVSATSYGVGNPVYIVGSATGKDGIHGAAFASKDITEDSVNDLPAVQVGDPFQEKLLLEATLEVIKTGAVIGMQDMGAAGIICSNSEMSAKGEHGMIIWLDKVPMRQENMKPYEILLSESQERMLIVIEKGREAEVQAIFDKWDLNCVAIGKVTDTKRLVYYMDGEIVADVPADDLVLGGGAPVYDREYTEPAYFKEYQKFKIEDVAEPADLVDVAEHLVAHPNIASKRWVTNQYDSMVGTATMTTNRPSDAAVVAVKGTNKAIALTVDCNSRYVNADPQKGCSIAVAEAARNITCAGGEPVAITNCLNFGNPYKPEVFWQFVSAIKGMGEACTKFDTPVTGGNVSFYNQSSDEGPVFPTPTIGMLGVLDDKDNIMTSDFKQPDDLIYLIGESKNCIASSQYLASYHNVKASPAPHFDLESEYAMHQVVKQLILNKVIQSAHDIADGGLYINLLESSMPNGLGFDIASDSEIRKDAFLFGEAQGRVVVSVAPDDEARFVEMMAASETPFSLLGTVTHLGNLIVDGELFGNITDIKLVYDNVLHVALGD, encoded by the coding sequence TTGGAGAATCCGGAACTTACCACCGTTGAAACCGCCAAAGATTTAGGCTTACTACCACAAGAATATGACCGCATAAATGAAATATTGGGCCGGGTGCCAAATTTCACAGAGCTGTCTATATTTTCTGTGATGTGGAGCGAGCATTGCTCCTATAAAAACTCTATCAAATGGCTTAAAACGCTTCCGCGCGATGGTTCACGCATGCTGGCTAAAGCGGGTGAAGAAAATGCCGGCTTGGTAGACCTTGGCGACGGCATAGGGTGTGCCTTTAAAATCGAATCGCATAATCACCCTTCTGCCTTAGAGCCGTATCAGGGCGCTGCGACAGGTGTGGGCGGCATTAATCGTGATATTTTTACCATGGGTGCGCGGCCAATTGCGCAATTGAATTCGCTGCGGTTCGGCGATCTGAGCCTCGACCGTACTAAATGGCTGGTTAAAGGCGTAGTTAAGGGTATTGGTGATTACGGTAATGCCTTTGGCATTCCTACAGTTGGCGGCGAACTATTCTTCGATGAAAGTTATAATGTAAATCCGCTGGTGAACGCCATGAGCGCGGGTATCGTAAAAGCCGGCGAGACAGTTTCGGCTACTTCTTATGGCGTAGGCAACCCGGTTTATATTGTTGGCTCGGCCACAGGCAAAGATGGTATACATGGTGCGGCTTTCGCGTCTAAGGATATTACGGAAGATTCTGTTAACGATTTGCCGGCTGTTCAGGTAGGCGACCCATTCCAGGAGAAATTATTATTGGAAGCTACGCTCGAGGTAATTAAAACCGGTGCAGTTATTGGCATGCAGGACATGGGCGCGGCGGGTATCATCTGCTCGAATTCTGAAATGAGCGCCAAAGGTGAACATGGCATGATAATCTGGCTGGACAAAGTGCCGATGCGACAGGAAAATATGAAGCCTTATGAGATCCTTTTGTCAGAATCTCAGGAACGCATGCTTATCGTGATAGAAAAAGGCCGCGAAGCAGAAGTGCAGGCGATTTTTGACAAGTGGGACCTAAACTGCGTAGCTATTGGCAAAGTGACCGATACTAAACGTTTGGTTTATTATATGGACGGCGAAATTGTTGCCGACGTTCCGGCTGACGACCTGGTCCTTGGCGGCGGCGCCCCGGTTTATGACCGTGAATATACAGAGCCTGCTTACTTTAAAGAGTATCAGAAATTTAAGATAGAGGACGTTGCAGAGCCCGCCGACCTGGTTGATGTTGCCGAGCATTTAGTGGCACACCCCAATATTGCCTCAAAACGCTGGGTGACCAATCAGTACGACTCGATGGTAGGTACAGCTACAATGACGACCAACCGCCCGAGCGACGCGGCAGTGGTAGCGGTAAAAGGCACCAACAAAGCGATAGCCTTAACGGTGGATTGTAACTCGCGCTATGTAAATGCAGATCCGCAAAAAGGCTGCAGCATTGCCGTGGCAGAGGCTGCGCGCAACATTACCTGCGCGGGCGGCGAGCCGGTTGCAATTACTAATTGTCTTAATTTTGGCAACCCATACAAACCCGAAGTTTTCTGGCAGTTTGTAAGTGCCATTAAAGGTATGGGTGAGGCTTGTACGAAATTCGACACACCGGTAACGGGGGGTAACGTAAGTTTCTACAATCAATCGAGCGATGAAGGCCCGGTTTTCCCTACACCAACTATTGGTATGTTAGGCGTATTGGATGATAAGGATAACATCATGACTTCCGACTTTAAACAGCCGGATGACCTGATCTACTTAATCGGCGAATCGAAGAACTGTATCGCCTCGTCACAGTACCTGGCGTCATACCACAATGTAAAAGCATCGCCTGCGCCGCACTTCGATCTGGAAAGTGAGTACGCAATGCACCAGGTAGTTAAGCAATTGATATTGAATAAGGTGATTCAGTCGGCACATGACATAGCTGATGGTGGTTTATATATCAACTTACTTGAGTCCTCGATGCCTAATGGTTTGGGGTTTGATATTGCGTCTGACAGTGAGATCCGCAAAGATGCTTTCCTGTTTGGTGAAGCGCAGGGCAGGGTTGTGGTTTCTGTAGCGCCGGATGATGAAGCGCGATTTGTAGAAATGATGGCTGCTTCAGAAACACCTTTTAGTTTATTGGGAACAGTCACCCACTTGGGGAACTTAATTGTCGACGGCGAGTTATTCGGCAATATCACTGACATCAAATTGGTATACGATAACGTTCTGCATGTAGCACTGGGCGATTAA
- a CDS encoding DUF1801 domain-containing protein, protein MAKNKTTETAASVGDFIAAVADDLKRVDSQKLVSIFENVTGQPAKMWGAAIVGFGSYHYKYDSGHEGDAPLVAFSPRANAISLYLSSQFPTRGGLLQKLGKHKSAKACIYVKKLNDVDEGVLKEMIRDAYLYSEKFHQ, encoded by the coding sequence ATGGCAAAAAACAAAACCACAGAAACTGCCGCCAGCGTTGGCGATTTTATTGCTGCTGTGGCCGATGATTTAAAACGGGTTGACAGCCAAAAACTGGTATCCATTTTTGAAAATGTCACCGGGCAGCCGGCAAAAATGTGGGGAGCGGCTATTGTAGGCTTCGGCAGTTATCATTATAAATATGACAGCGGCCATGAAGGCGATGCGCCTTTGGTCGCGTTTTCACCAAGGGCCAATGCCATTTCACTTTACCTTTCTTCGCAGTTCCCCACCCGGGGCGGGTTGCTGCAAAAACTGGGTAAGCATAAAAGTGCGAAGGCATGTATTTATGTGAAAAAGCTAAATGATGTTGATGAGGGCGTGCTAAAAGAGATGATCAGGGACGCATACCTATATTCTGAAAAGTTTCATCAATAA
- a CDS encoding MerR family transcriptional regulator — protein MAYKERDINKLYYTMGEVSAMFNVNQSLLRYYEKEFDILQPKKNKKGNRHFTAEDVENLKIIMHLIRDKKFTIEGARAYMSQNTDAEKNQQRIIASLESMRDFLIEVRDNL, from the coding sequence ATGGCGTACAAAGAACGTGACATTAATAAGCTGTATTATACCATGGGCGAAGTTTCGGCCATGTTCAACGTAAATCAATCGCTCTTACGCTATTACGAAAAGGAGTTTGACATCCTGCAACCCAAAAAGAATAAAAAGGGCAACCGCCATTTCACCGCAGAAGATGTCGAGAACTTAAAGATCATCATGCATCTTATCCGCGATAAGAAGTTTACCATAGAAGGTGCCCGGGCTTATATGAGCCAAAATACAGATGCCGAGAAAAACCAGCAGCGAATTATTGCCAGCCTGGAAAGTATGCGCGATTTCCTGATCGAAGTGCGCGATAACCTTTAA
- a CDS encoding ComEC/Rec2 family competence protein codes for MLYPLRDSFINPTMIARHKGEVPFLVYVLPSIAGIILSVAKGLGVSFLFAAIFCIVFLGFVMLNVFYAKLKVYKFNWLGGALLHLLFFLGGMLMVQLRDTRNAADYFGKRHSEHLVVMVNTEPTLKGKYWHFSADVKASKTQGKTATASGQLILTVLADTANLFKYGDELLIPANYKPVYAPYNPAAFNYKNYLANRHIYYQSFLFPGQYKIVRRNTGNPVIAYSLQLRQHFAKQFMANIKDTDAAAVATTLVLGYKATLSAEVQKVYSKTGTIHVLSVSGAHVAFVYVFINFVLGFLGVSARARWVKSMLSILLIWAYAMLTGFSPPVCRAAIMLSCIIIGRSGFRNVNQINLLAFSAFLLLVYDPLLITDIGFQLSYLAVFGLIVLQPVIFNWFSFENKWTRKFWYLISASLAAQVITFPLSAFYFHQFPLYFLLSNLLIIIPSELALFCGILVMLFGNIRFIGNLIYKGLEYTIIIMNKGLTLIEQQRFSTIDRIWFTGAECALLFIALMAFFYFAFNKCKAILLFSLNCLLLLCVSFTVKTISAENTNSITFLTISKHPAILFKHGHDGVTISDIKPADQLFTYNIKPAADSSGISDLAIHSLTDDYRNNWFLKEGHLIQSLNSTVLLFDKEIENFIPPKKINVSYLYVTSNPQTSVGFLATSYKFDLLIIDSTNSAATLKRLADEASHLKIKFVVLKRNKSLIVVSK; via the coding sequence TTGCTGTACCCATTACGGGATAGCTTTATAAACCCTACCATGATTGCCCGTCATAAAGGCGAAGTCCCCTTTTTAGTCTACGTGCTGCCCTCCATCGCGGGCATAATATTGTCTGTAGCCAAAGGATTGGGTGTATCATTTCTTTTCGCCGCAATATTTTGCATTGTTTTTTTGGGTTTTGTCATGCTTAATGTTTTCTACGCAAAGCTGAAGGTTTACAAATTCAACTGGCTTGGTGGCGCTTTGCTCCATTTGCTATTCTTTTTAGGGGGAATGCTGATGGTACAGTTGCGCGACACCAGAAACGCGGCTGATTATTTTGGTAAACGGCATAGCGAGCATCTTGTGGTTATGGTCAACACCGAGCCAACTTTAAAAGGCAAATACTGGCACTTTAGCGCGGATGTAAAAGCTTCGAAAACTCAAGGTAAAACGGCGACCGCGAGCGGCCAATTGATACTTACTGTTCTGGCAGATACCGCAAACTTGTTTAAATATGGCGATGAGTTACTGATCCCGGCTAATTACAAGCCGGTATATGCGCCTTACAATCCGGCTGCTTTTAATTATAAAAACTACCTGGCTAATCGCCATATCTATTATCAAAGCTTTCTGTTTCCGGGTCAGTATAAAATTGTCAGGCGCAATACAGGTAACCCCGTCATTGCCTATTCATTGCAGCTGCGGCAGCATTTTGCCAAACAGTTCATGGCGAATATTAAGGATACAGATGCAGCCGCCGTTGCCACTACCCTTGTGTTGGGTTATAAAGCAACTTTGAGTGCCGAGGTTCAGAAGGTCTACTCAAAAACGGGTACCATTCACGTACTTTCTGTATCAGGGGCGCACGTGGCTTTCGTATACGTCTTCATTAACTTCGTTCTCGGCTTTTTGGGTGTGTCGGCAAGGGCAAGATGGGTCAAAAGCATGCTTAGCATATTGCTTATTTGGGCTTATGCAATGCTCACAGGCTTTTCGCCACCGGTGTGCCGGGCTGCCATTATGCTCTCATGTATCATTATCGGCCGGTCTGGTTTTCGTAACGTTAATCAGATCAATTTATTGGCGTTCTCTGCTTTTTTATTGCTGGTCTACGACCCGTTACTCATTACAGATATTGGCTTCCAACTCTCCTATCTTGCGGTTTTCGGACTCATTGTTCTACAGCCGGTGATCTTCAACTGGTTTAGTTTCGAAAATAAATGGACGCGTAAATTCTGGTATTTGATCTCCGCATCGCTGGCAGCACAAGTGATCACTTTCCCGCTAAGCGCCTTTTATTTTCATCAATTTCCGCTTTACTTTTTACTCAGCAACCTGCTCATCATCATCCCGTCAGAGCTCGCACTGTTTTGCGGCATCCTTGTCATGCTGTTCGGTAATATCAGATTCATCGGCAATCTGATATACAAAGGTCTTGAATACACTATCATAATCATGAATAAGGGCTTGACCCTCATCGAGCAGCAAAGGTTTTCGACGATAGACCGGATATGGTTCACAGGGGCTGAGTGTGCCTTGCTATTTATTGCATTGATGGCGTTCTTCTACTTCGCGTTCAACAAGTGTAAAGCCATACTACTGTTTAGCTTAAATTGTTTATTACTGCTGTGCGTATCATTTACAGTTAAAACCATATCCGCAGAAAATACAAACAGTATTACTTTCCTCACCATTAGCAAGCACCCGGCGATCCTTTTTAAACATGGGCACGATGGCGTAACTATTTCAGACATTAAACCTGCTGACCAACTATTCACTTATAACATTAAGCCTGCTGCGGACAGCAGCGGCATTAGCGATCTGGCTATCCATTCTTTAACCGATGATTATCGAAACAATTGGTTTCTTAAGGAAGGTCACCTCATTCAGAGTCTAAATTCAACCGTTCTATTGTTCGATAAAGAAATTGAAAACTTTATTCCGCCGAAAAAGATAAATGTGTCGTACCTTTATGTAACAAGTAACCCGCAAACAAGCGTTGGTTTCCTGGCAACCAGTTATAAATTTGATCTGCTGATAATCGATTCAACAAATTCTGCAGCAACCTTAAAGCGCCTTGCAGATGAGGCTTCGCACTTAAAAATTAAATTTGTTGTGTTGAAGCGTAACAAATCGTTAATTGTGGTATCTAAATGA
- a CDS encoding DUF4412 domain-containing protein produces the protein MKLNLLSLVSGIALTTIAFTASAQKAYKEGSISYTATVMGTNVDSKMYFKGDSSSTSGKQGPASFKTIMAKGGDYLAILIDVPVANMKKAAIATPAELEEAKDSEPSFTFTPTSETKVINGFNCKKVTAKDDKTGKSYDVWVTNDFTVPVNVLTKYFASAGGFPIQFTTVQMGQEISMSVKSISDEKVPAGTFSVPADFDKITLTDLKNMRGGH, from the coding sequence ATGAAATTAAACTTATTAAGCCTTGTTTCGGGCATCGCGTTAACTACTATAGCTTTTACAGCGTCTGCTCAAAAGGCGTACAAAGAAGGATCTATCTCATACACCGCTACCGTAATGGGTACTAACGTAGATTCTAAAATGTATTTCAAAGGCGACTCAAGCTCAACCAGCGGAAAACAAGGCCCTGCGTCTTTTAAGACCATAATGGCTAAAGGCGGCGACTATTTGGCTATCCTAATAGATGTGCCTGTTGCTAATATGAAAAAGGCAGCTATCGCTACACCGGCAGAACTAGAGGAAGCGAAAGACTCTGAACCAAGCTTCACTTTCACACCGACATCTGAAACTAAAGTGATCAACGGTTTTAACTGTAAAAAAGTAACTGCTAAAGATGACAAAACAGGCAAAAGCTACGACGTTTGGGTAACCAACGATTTTACTGTACCTGTTAACGTGCTGACTAAATATTTTGCTTCTGCAGGTGGTTTCCCTATCCAATTCACTACTGTACAAATGGGTCAGGAAATCAGCATGAGCGTAAAATCTATCAGCGATGAGAAAGTGCCTGCAGGTACATTTAGCGTTCCTGCCGATTTTGACAAGATCACATTGACTGACCTTAAAAACATGCGTGGCGGTCACTAA
- a CDS encoding LTA synthase family protein: MLRSFFSFARYFVFWLIIFFFSRVTFELYFYNKFKGLSALEVLQTFSHGLWLDYSASAYLCIIPVLVFVVGWFFPNTHVKPIWLKVYTWFFVFAIAFLTILDLGIFTEWGTKVNYRVFNTIYNAPAEAVASSGSSPIASSIIIGVVLLVLGVATSLYVVDFNFKKPVEKIKFKIPVSLLLCFVTFVLIRGGLRGAPLNEHRAYFSNKQILNQAVLNTEWNLMNNVVENLRSPYNPYEYLPLEKAYQIVDSLYTVKRDVTTSILKTYRPNVVIIQLESYTADIIESLGGDKGVAPHFEEFIKNGLFFDHIYAAGDRTDKGIVAILSGFPSQATRTIITADSKQRKLPAISVALKKAGYITSYFYGGESSYMNFDSYIKHHSFDSVIDELSFNKKEIGSKWGAYDGVMFNKNIGFLDRQKHPFFCYVQTLSNHEPFELQGAHHFPGKDQSNLFRSTAWYTDSVLNDYLQKAKKTDWYKNTLFILVADHGHRLPRNTSEAYDPAKYHIPLLFFGDVIKEGYRGKKISLLGNQTDIAATLLAQLKISHKSFEWSKDLLNPYSKQFAFFDWDNGLGFMEPQQSVSYDNEGDKIIFNTKANATQQQTDKQLLKGQAYLQKIFTQYLNY, from the coding sequence ATGTTAAGAAGCTTTTTTAGTTTTGCCCGTTACTTTGTTTTCTGGCTGATCATCTTCTTCTTCTCGCGTGTAACTTTTGAACTTTACTTTTACAACAAGTTCAAGGGGCTGTCAGCCTTAGAGGTGCTGCAAACCTTTAGTCATGGCTTGTGGCTCGATTATTCCGCTTCTGCCTATCTCTGCATCATTCCGGTATTGGTCTTTGTAGTGGGATGGTTCTTCCCCAATACACATGTAAAGCCAATTTGGCTTAAGGTATATACCTGGTTCTTTGTATTCGCAATTGCGTTTTTAACCATACTCGACCTGGGTATTTTCACAGAATGGGGCACTAAGGTAAATTACAGGGTATTCAATACCATATATAACGCACCTGCGGAGGCTGTAGCGTCGAGTGGCTCATCCCCTATCGCATCAAGTATTATTATAGGTGTAGTATTGCTGGTACTTGGAGTGGCGACGTCACTGTATGTTGTCGATTTCAATTTTAAAAAACCCGTCGAAAAAATAAAATTCAAGATCCCGGTATCACTGCTGCTTTGCTTTGTAACCTTTGTATTGATCCGCGGTGGTTTACGCGGTGCACCGCTTAACGAGCACAGAGCCTATTTTTCTAATAAACAGATACTTAATCAGGCGGTATTAAATACTGAGTGGAACCTGATGAATAATGTGGTGGAGAACCTGCGCAGCCCTTACAATCCGTATGAATACCTGCCGCTCGAAAAGGCTTACCAGATAGTAGATAGCTTATATACAGTAAAAAGGGATGTAACCACAAGCATTCTCAAGACTTACCGTCCCAATGTGGTAATCATTCAGTTAGAAAGCTACACTGCAGACATCATAGAATCTCTGGGTGGCGACAAAGGTGTTGCGCCACACTTCGAAGAATTTATCAAAAACGGCCTGTTCTTCGATCATATTTATGCTGCCGGCGATCGTACAGATAAGGGGATAGTGGCAATTTTGAGCGGCTTCCCGTCGCAGGCAACGCGTACAATTATCACCGCTGATAGCAAGCAGCGTAAACTGCCCGCTATATCGGTCGCATTAAAAAAAGCAGGCTATATTACCTCCTATTTCTATGGCGGCGAAAGCAGCTATATGAATTTCGATTCGTACATAAAGCACCACAGCTTTGATAGTGTAATAGATGAGTTAAGCTTTAACAAAAAAGAAATTGGTTCTAAGTGGGGAGCGTATGATGGTGTAATGTTCAACAAGAACATCGGCTTTCTAGATCGACAGAAACATCCTTTCTTCTGTTACGTACAAACGTTAAGTAACCACGAGCCGTTTGAGTTGCAGGGCGCTCATCATTTTCCCGGTAAAGATCAGAGCAACCTATTTAGAAGTACGGCCTGGTACACAGACTCTGTGCTGAATGATTATCTGCAAAAGGCAAAAAAGACCGACTGGTATAAGAATACGCTTTTTATTTTAGTTGCCGACCATGGCCACCGCTTGCCCAGGAATACTTCAGAGGCATATGATCCTGCAAAATATCACATTCCGCTGCTCTTTTTCGGCGATGTTATAAAAGAAGGGTACCGCGGTAAAAAGATTAGCTTGCTGGGCAACCAAACAGATATAGCAGCAACACTGCTTGCTCAATTAAAAATCAGCCACAAAAGCTTTGAATGGTCAAAGGACTTGCTTAACCCATATAGTAAACAATTCGCGTTTTTTGACTGGGATAACGGCCTTGGTTTTATGGAGCCTCAGCAATCTGTTTCTTATGATAACGAGGGCGACAAGATCATCTTTAATACCAAAGCTAACGCCACACAACAGCAAACCGATAAGCAATTGTTAAAAGGCCAGGCCTACCTGCAAAAGATCTTTACGCAGTATCTTAATTATTAA